The genomic window GATTTATTGGAAAAGTGTCGGATACAACCTGGGTCCATATGCTCAGCATAaacaattattgttaaaaagcAATTGTTAATTGTTTAAGCGATTCGTATGTATGTCTGATGACATTTAAACTGTGCATAAATAAAACCTAATTATGTATTTGTAattaacatgtaaatatttgttatctTCTTCAGACGTTCAAGTTAAACAGttataaaagaaattgaaattttaaaagtaaataacaGATCAGGGAATGCTGTTGTTTAAACGCGTCACGTAAAGTAAATGTCTTTTTTTGGCAATTGGCAGTGAAAATGTCTGATAATACGAATATTctttttcaaagtcaaatggTGAACGTAAACATGTACTTATGGTGAACGCAGTTAtaatttttctctcttttatACTGTCTACGATCTACTTTACCAACTTCTGTAACTATGTGtaattgaaatacaaaattgtGCCTGGTGCATATCCATACTGTATGTATATATTGAAGCAAgaatattctttgttttaaaaccGTTTACACAGTTTTATCAGTGGCAATGCGTCCGTTTCctgtaattcatttaaaaaagcaaatgcAAAATGCATACTTTTTTTTCGGATTGTTTCGTGTTTAACACATTATATATCCTGACAAAATGTGTATTTCTTGCCTCTTGCATAAAACACATTAGAGTCTAAAACTGGTTTGCTACGTGATAAAGTTAAGTCTAAAAATGTTTGTGTCGTCATTCCAAATGATGTTTTCAGGTAAACGCACATAAAAAACAAGAACCAGCCCCAGAACAGCATTTcctttcaaataattaatatttgaatttgaaattctAAATAGTGGACTTTAAGCCCCATTACGGATTAAGCAGCTGTAATCTGTATTCCAAATTGCATCGATTAAAATTCTTCtcaatgttaaagaaaatgaagattttaaagataGTATTgataaaaccatgtcaattgtCTAAATCCAAATAATGTCATTCCTGACGTTGTGCTATTTGGTTATTGGCAATCTGAAATAATTGGATATTTGTCTTCATGTTCCACTTTTCATTACGTGAAGGAAATTCATCGATATCAATGCCATTCTTTTATTCCATGTTGTTATTGGGGTTTCAATTTGTTTATCTTGAAACGGAAATCGATTTTATTACTTAATTTCTTGATCTTTTATGCTGAATATACAGTCAAAGAATGTTCTCCTCCTTTTCAAGTGTGTGTGTTTGTATGACGccctatcccccccccccaactaatataaaaatgaaatttctgCAAGCTGGTATCAAAGATAAAGGTGTGTTCTTATTGTTAATCAATAATACAAGTCAAAACACGAAACTAAATATTAACCATTCtgttacaagaaaaaaaaatcacattaccaggaaaaaaagaaaatgaacactGTCAAGCAAATCATAGATTGACGTTTATAGGTTGTTTAAGTAGTTAAAAAAGGGACGTGCTAAAGCAGGTGATAAAAAGACTCTTTTGAGATTTGCGATGGTACTAGTATATGATTATACCAAGCTTGTTGTGTGTTTTGTATCCCCTCACCAAGGTTCGGGGGTGGAATATACTCGAGTAACTGTTGTTTGATAAatatcatataccatcgcaaattaTCCTAATATACAGTTTATAATCCACAGGCTGCGTCACTTACACGGTTTTTAGCGGAGGATACATTGGGAGGACGCAATACGCCAACTACGACCCTTCCTCTTACACCGAATGTCAGGACAGATGTACCAATGACCCGTTCTGTAACGGTTTTATTCACAATGACGTCATTATGACGTGTAGACTGTCCAAATCCAGAAAAGAAGTAGCGTACCCCGGAAACGCTCGCTTCTCATTCAATCGAAAGGAATGTAGCTCTGGTGAGAATTAGCAAATGGTTTAAAAaggcatttaatttataatttatcgATTATGTTCGACAAtctttacattgtaaaatttgtttaatatttacaactgtttcacAAAAAGAGGTTTCAAAATACTTATAGGCCGGCATTAGATATActtatattaacaaaaaatctCCTTTTGTTAAATactcaaacttttattttatttttttttaaacgttttattaGGATGCACAAATTATCTGGCGTACGGAGTAGGAACAATCATTGAGTTGAGCGCCCTGTACCTGGTGAATAATTCCTTAACACAGCGAGAGTGTGAAGCACTGTGCAGTCAAGACCCCGGATGTAGGGGCGCCGCCCATCATCCCAGTGATCAGAACTGTGGACTATTTGACTCGGGGACCAGCCAGGAATATAGCTGGTGCCTGAATTGTACCGGGTACGCCAAACAGTGCCCACCAGGTActgatgacgtcatcatattCACTCACAGACATAAACAAATTAACACAATCACActcaaatatatttgaaaaggaTAACACATAAACATCAATAGACAAAACATTCATACGTGCTCATCAACACATATATTTACGCATGGTTTTAATCGGTAACATTTTTACACACTTATATCAACAGAGAACACAAGCGTCACCAGTCaacagatttatacatgtatgtatcaacAGATAATATTTTTACACAGATATTAATAGTACGTGCATTCATACACAACTATCAATAGTCAACACAATAATACACAGACAAAAATATTAACACGTGTTTACACAAGTATCAGTAGTTATCACACTCATACACAGGTTTCAAGAGTAAACGCAGTAACCTGTCAGaggttgattaaataaaatccaAGAACTTTAATAAcctttggagaaaaaaatatgtaaatagatTAGAGTACTAGTATAAGGTGTAACACTTGATAATGATGAATAGTAAGTTATTAGCCAGTCTGTCAGCAATCATCAGGTATCAGTACCTGCCTTTATTGTTATTGTAAGGTGATTATCCAGTCACCAGGCAAACCTGTGGCGTTTCTACGTACACCGTCTTCGCCGTTAACCACGTGTCTTCAGCCACTTACAGCAGTGCCACGCTCACTACCAACACTGGCTGTCAATCAATGTGTACAGCAGACCCATTTTGTCATGGATTTGCTTTTAACTCCATAACAAGGGAATGCGAACTTTCAGATAGCACTATACCCAAGCATGTTGCCTGTGCAGAATGCTCATTTTCAGCTAGAGATTGTGTGGGTAAGGACACAAACACGTCTTGCAATCTATCCGTCTTTTTGCGAAAAAAACATAATGTAGATTGTAGagtttttctgttttgttgaatgcataaaacagaaatattttgattatagcTAAACGTGTATAACTGCAGTCAATTATCTCATTATACCTTAGATAAAACTTCGAAATACTTCACCCAATGTTCTACCAACTTTTCCAGCGTTGGAGTGAATCTGACCGTGTCCGTGGAATCATCGAACCATGACAGTTCCGACCTTGCCACTTGCCAGGATTTGTGTGCGAATGACCCGCTCTGTCTGTCGTTTCATCACAGTCAAGGTGACCTTCAGTGCCGCCATTCCATGTCGGATGGATCTACCCCTGGATCTGCCTCTGGATGTGACGCGTGTCAATTCTACACCAAAGACTGCTTACCAGGTCGGAAAACTCATTGTATTAATCAATCTTTTTAATTtcggtaaaatatttttttctttctaaaaatgtaatcCACATTACCTGAAGGTTTCCTGAATCAACTTTagatatatgaattaaaaatatttgcactTTGTTGGATCTTCTTATCAAGTTTGCAACATTAATTATGCTTA from Magallana gigas chromosome 9, xbMagGiga1.1, whole genome shotgun sequence includes these protein-coding regions:
- the LOC136271316 gene encoding uncharacterized protein; translated protein: MAGWIWIEISLFAVLSVYTGGQIMTPSTSQCGVNYLDLGSGTTMDVSEFYQTYVNDPTVTSLSDCTHLCDVDSQCKAIGYMDDIGGVSCGLSESDHVTATACPSCHVFTKNCSAGCVTYTVFSGGYIGRTQYANYDPSSYTECQDRCTNDPFCNGFIHNDVIMTCRLSKSRKEVAYPGNARFSFNRKECSSGCTNYLAYGVGTIIELSALYLVNNSLTQRECEALCSQDPGCRGAAHHPSDQNCGLFDSGTSQEYSWCLNCTGYAKQCPPGDYPVTRQTCGVSTYTVFAVNHVSSATYSSATLTTNTGCQSMCTADPFCHGFAFNSITRECELSDSTIPKHVACAECSFSARDCVDKTSKYFTQCSTNFSSVGVNLTVSVESSNHDSSDLATCQDLCANDPLCLSFHHSQGDLQCRHSMSDGSTPGSASGCDACQFYTKDCLPGCGAVSYVRYEFGYITASVRLDLVGHVIPFDTCQQLCDNDTFCYGFTYKADSSRCVLSDSGTHVWYPECPSCSFSKKICLFSEPPTAVQEVIVSNGTIDCVCVCKDTNQTVNEIMQQRKTELTVDTEALSSTLRKFSSASDSRPTSTAIGALGAAMIGVLVAFIVLPDLCSALYSILTHLKNVKS